Genomic DNA from Bacillus horti:
AGATTGCGTGTTCCATAACGATCAGGAAGGGCTAACGAAGCTGTCAGAGTGGATGAAGGAACTTGGCCGCATGCAGGAGAAAACCGACATCGTATTCGGCATCGAGCCTACCGGGCACTACTGGTTCCCGTTAGCGGCATTCTTGGAGGAGCAAGGCATCCAGGTTGTTGTGGTCAATCCACACCATGTGAATAAAAGCAAAGAGTTGGAGGACAACTCCCAGACGAAGAGCGACTACAAGGATGCGAAAGTCATCGCAGACCTGGTTCGTAATGGGAAGTACTCGGTGCCCAATCTGCCGACGAAGGAATATGCCGAACTGCGAATTCTGATGAACCTTCGGGGGAAAATCACCGTGAACCTGAATCAGGTGAAAGCTCGGATCACCGGTTGGACGGACCGTTACTTTCCGGAGTATCCAACCGTGTTCAAGGATTGGACCGGCAAAGCATCACGGATGACGCTGCGCCAGTTCCCCACGCCGGAGGAAATCCTTGCGGAGGGAGCCCGAGGCGCGCTAACGCACTGGAAGACGGAAATCAAGCAAGGAATCGGCATCAAGCGAGCCGAGCGACTGTACGTAGCCGCAATGTCCTCTATTGGACTGACTGAGGGACTGGCGGCAGCCCGAATCGAACTGGCGGCCTTACTGGAGCAGTACGATCTGTACGTCAAGCAGGAAGAAACCATCATGACGAGCGTCATGCAGATTCTGGAGAAGATTCCGGGAACGGAGCACATGTTGAGTGTGCCGGGCGTCGGCGTGCTGACGGTGGCCGGTTTCCTGGCGGAGGTAGGCGACCTGAACAACTACGACCATGGCCAACAGATCATTCGGCTGGCCGGGCTGAATCTGACCGAGAACAGCTCTGGGAAGCGCAAGGGAAAGACTGGCATCAGCAAGCGAGGACGCTCGCGCCTCCGCGCCCTTCTGTTTCGGGTTATGCTGCCGATGGTAGCGAGGAATGCGGAATTCAAAGCGCTCCACAAGTATTACACAACGCGCAGCCAGAACCCGCTGAAGAAGAAGCAATCGATGATCGCGCTGTGTGGAAAGTTGATTCGCGTCTTTTATACACTG
This window encodes:
- a CDS encoding IS110 family transposase yields the protein MKHKLKQKQNQRITRITESTLVVGADIAKKVHVARAVDFRGIELGKDCVFHNDQEGLTKLSEWMKELGRMQEKTDIVFGIEPTGHYWFPLAAFLEEQGIQVVVVNPHHVNKSKELEDNSQTKSDYKDAKVIADLVRNGKYSVPNLPTKEYAELRILMNLRGKITVNLNQVKARITGWTDRYFPEYPTVFKDWTGKASRMTLRQFPTPEEILAEGARGALTHWKTEIKQGIGIKRAERLYVAAMSSIGLTEGLAAARIELAALLEQYDLYVKQEETIMTSVMQILEKIPGTEHMLSVPGVGVLTVAGFLAEVGDLNNYDHGQQIIRLAGLNLTENSSGKRKGKTGISKRGRSRLRALLFRVMLPMVARNAEFKALHKYYTTRSQNPLKKKQSMIALCGKLIRVFYTLGTTQKMYNARDVIGPVRQAQLDQHAA